In the Paenibacillus sp. FSL R7-0337 genome, ATTCCCGCTAGCTAACGCCTGAAGGAATTTATCCGCCTCATACTGCGCACGGGGGGCCAGCTCCATATCCTCCGCTGTCAGATAACGGATATAAGGCTCCTCCGTTTTATTTCTAGTGTATTCTGTGGCGAGCAGCACGGTAGAAGTTGAGCTGTATACGACCAGACAGGCGACTACGGCGATCCATCTTTTGGAGAACCTGTGGCCCCTGCCCCTTACTCCGCTGTGTTCAGCCGCCGCAATCAGCTCCTCGTCAATCTGCCCAATCTCCTTATACAAGTCCTCCCGCTTCATAGGTGAACGCCTCCCTGGTCTAAATGAACTCTAAGCTTGTTCCGGGTCCTGAATAGGCTCGACTTCACCTTACTGCTGCTCATACCGAACCTGTCGGCGATGGCTTCTATCGAATCCGCATACCAATACCGTCTGACAAAAAGCTGCCGCGCCTCTTCCTCCAGCCCGTACAGGAATTCATTGATCAACAGGGCGGTTTCACCTGCGGCATGCTCCGTTTCTACCGTCTCCGCCGCAGGCAGGCAATCCTCCAGCTCCTCCAGAATCACCTCGAACTGGCGGCTCCGCTTCTTGGCCGTATTATAACCATGCTTGTCGAGCGCGATATTGCGGGTGATCCGCCCCAGAAATACCT is a window encoding:
- a CDS encoding sigma-70 family RNA polymerase sigma factor, giving the protein MEDEGIVQLYLQRSQQAITETRNKYGAYCRAIARNIVASPSDMEECENDTYLAAWNAIPPNLPRRLKVFLGRITRNIALDKHGYNTAKKRSRQFEVILEELEDCLPAAETVETEHAAGETALLINEFLYGLEEEARQLFVRRYWYADSIEAIADRFGMSSSKVKSSLFRTRNKLRVHLDQGGVHL